One Arachis hypogaea cultivar Tifrunner chromosome 18, arahy.Tifrunner.gnm2.J5K5, whole genome shotgun sequence genomic window, ttttcttaaatgcAAAATCTAAGTAGACacaccaaataaaaacaaaatccaaGTCTTCTTCTATCTAAAGTCATCCTCCTAAATAGAATTTTTTGTCAGTcatatctttattattattattattattaattaaaaatacaaaaatatttttaaatttttaaaatataaaatatctaaattttttgtattttacgaaaaaatttaaatatcttgtattttagaaagaaaaatatttttttatatttttaattaatggaTCATTTATTTGTGTTCAAAATAAAATATGAGGACTTATttgtcatttattattattattattattattattacaacaaAAACACTATcgaagaagaaaagggaagaggaagaagaagagcatTTTCGCTTCGCTCCCAAATCAGAGAAGTCAAACAAGTCTTCCTCTGAGAGAATCACTCATCCACGAAGGCACTTTACAAATTCcagatttttatttccttttttttttttcataatttttattcttttttaacttTTGGGTCTTCTTAGTTCTCAGTTCTTCTGTTGTTTTTGGTAAATCAGAATCAAAGTTCAAATCTTCGGGTAAGATTTTCTCTGTGtgtgtatgattatgattacAAAATTACAGATCCACttcaattgaaaatttttaggaaCTTGGGTTTGGAGAAGAAAAGTGaatagtgaagaagaagaaattgaaattgaagtgAAATGCCGGAAGAGGAGTTGGTGGACATAAAGTTCAGATTGTACGATGGGTCTGATATGGGGCCATTCAGGTACTCTTCAGCAGCCACAGTTGATGTTCTTAAACAAAGGGTTGTCTCAGATTGGCCAAAAGGTTCTAACTTCATCATCACTTGTTTACTTTTCCCCCCTGAATTATgccctttttttaatttttgggtgTTTTGATGTTGCTTAGTGTTTATGTCAATTTTTGGGTGTTTGATTTTGCGTTTTTCACTTTTTGAGCTATATTAGTTGCTGTATGTTCATGATTATTGATTCATATGAGTAGGGGAATGCATTGATAGTGTCTAATTTTAATGTTTGATACTATGTTTTATTGTTTCTGATAAGTTTGTCACTTTATGTGTGATCATGTGATGTAAATATGCATATCAGGCTTGTGTAATTAGTTAATTTTGGCCTTTTGGGAGTTTACAGTTGGATTCAGCATTTGTAAGTCTCTTCTTAAAGCTAAATTATGGTAGCTTTGGCTTCTGTGGCTTCTGTAGCTTTGGCTTCTGTAGTTATTTTGTCAAGTAAAATTTGATTCGGCTGGTATCATTCGATGTATATAAAGGGAAAGAATGAGGTGGTGATCTTTTGTTTTCCCTCAAGGTCCCAAAGCCCTTCCTCGCCGAAACTCTGAGTAGCCAGGAGGAAGTGTTTCTGCATAGATTTcgtgcatgtttgggcgccattattttgttaaaaaaagatcttttttcaatgaaaaaagatctttttttattttttaacgtgtttggcaaatttctagtagtaaaagtaaaagcactagtaaaataaaaaaaagatcttttttgagaagctgtaatttacatctttttttaaaagatctttttttcttaaaaaaaagatgtttttcatgtaataaataaacaaaaaagtacttttatattgttatacccaaacataattgatagataaaaagacctttttacatgagatatccaaacataaaattacttttacttctctataagatcttttaaaaaaagataactcgaaaaaagatcttttcttaaaagctcacccaaacaagcccttcaACTACTGAACAAACAGGAGGGAACCCCTCCATTCCTTAAAACATGCAAAGAAGAGGAAGTCCGTCCTCCTTCACACACTCTTTCATTTTCCTTTTGTGTCCCCTCTTCTGAAAAGCTTCCAAAATTAGGTTTTGGCTGCACCAAAGCTTCTATGCTTTCATTCCTTTTCCTTTCCGATCCTCTTCCGTGCATTCTTTTTTGCAGTGTTTTAGTCCCAACAGTCATTCATCATGCATGCCTTAGTTGGTGCAACAACACCAACCTTCACACCTATTTAGGAATTAGGATATGGATGTCAATTCCTATGTGATGCATGATATTGCAAGATGCATGTTTCATCACAAATTTCTTGCATATGAATAGAAAGCTTTTGTTTTGCTTATTCCTTTACAAGTATTACgtttgattttgataatttgatCTCTTTCTTTGACCTTGATAACAACTAGCTCCTATTCAcagaagggaagaaagaaaaaaaaatctttgtatATTACTATTGGAACTAATATTCCAGCAGGGAAATTCAACTTCAGAAGCTTGTAAAGTAAGATTATCCAGCATGGAAATTCAACTTCCAGCATGTATATTACTATTGGGCATAAATGACCATTCAAATTTTCTCACCTAGTTAGCATAACAACCTCTTCTTGTTTCTACTCCCATTCTTTcataaaatttgatgaaattttttgCCTTAGTAGGCTTGGGGTTCCTATCAACATCCCCTTTCAAAATCCATCATGTCCGAAAGGTGAAATGTAGGAAGTCCCCGTTGAATGTAAGATCCAACGAGTTTTCAAAGCGTGGGAGGTTCTGCCGTTTGACCTGTAATTCCTGCTGACTTGTTAACTTTCTCTGCCATTTATTCCCACTTGACCTTTTCATTGGCTTCATATAATATGGATCATAAAAGCgtgaattgaatttttaattcacTCTATTGGCAAGGACTGCAACTTATAAAGCTGTATCTTTATATAAACTTTCTTCCCAATTTCCAGCTTCGACTATTTTATGTATATGCACCTGAACTTTCATCCTGTTTTGAGGAAAGAGCTCCttatttttatgcattttctgaTTTTGATCTTGCAGCGGTTGGTTCATACCTGTATCATATCTTGAATAGGTTAGCTTTTGAGGTTGAATTGTAATTGGTGTCATACCAATATTCTGGACAACTCAACCACTGGCTGACTCTCAGGTTTAAAATCAGAAAGACACCTAAGTACTTACCACTTTGGATTGTCCATTGATGGAGGGTGGTAGCAGTAGTGAATCAAAGCTTACCCTTGGCAGGTGAGCAGTGCAACAAAATGTGCAAATTTGGTGAGTTGATTCACCAGCACCATTACAGTATCCAAGCTCATAATAGTCTTTGGTAGCCCTCATAGCAAAATCCATATACAAATCAGTCCATGTATTATCTAGAATAGGTGCGGGAGACTTTATGGAGAAAGTGCTAAATATTTATCCCTTCAAAATACAATAGGGTTGATATTCTTCTGTAGTTTCTCTGAAATTTGGAATGACCCCTTGAAAGTGAAGTGAGTCATGGAATTCTCTCTATTCTTGCATTAACAAAGGGATTTTCTAGGATCCCTTAGGTAACTAATTCCACCCTACTTCAATTTCCCTTCTGCACTTGGAGACCTTGACAGGAGTTTGGAATAATAGTAACTCTTGCATAATACCTAAGTTTCTCATCTGTGATAAAATCTTCCTCTATTCCCAACTGAAAAATGTCCTTGTTGTTAGGGACTTGGGTATTCTGCAGTGCCCAAAGTCCCACATCAGGTAGTATGGGATGTTTGATGTTGTATTTAAAGAGAGTGATTCTTTCCCCTTAATAGCTAACTTTTAAGGTGTGGTTTCCGACTTTCTTAGGTACTTAACACAGTTAATTGGGTCATAGGTCAAGCAATCTTaccatatttttttaagtaaCCTCCTATAGTACTGTTAACCGAAGGATTCCTCCCAACCCTTTTCAAACTTGTGGGAGTTGGCCCCTCCTCTATGGCTTACATTTTCTTGGGGTAAGTTGCCACCCTTCATTGAAGATTTGCTCCTAGATGCACCAGTTTAAACTGCCTGAAGCTGCAAGTTATTCTATTGTTAATAAGTGACACTGTCTTAACAGTTGTAAAACTAATCTCAATTCTCAAATCTTCTCTATATGCTTCATATTCTTGCTCTATATAAGCATGTCATCCAAAAATACCTAGTCAGATCTCCTCAACCATGGCTTGAGAACAAATTTTGTAAGACATCCCTATGACGGGTATTATGACTTTTTGGTTATGCCAATTGGTTAATAGCTTAAATAATTCCCATTCCTCTTCCAAATTTCAGGCATTAGTGGATTTTGGTTATCAAGCCATGTGTAAGGAGATTTGCCTTAGTATATCGTGAAGCTCATCGAagattgaaattttgaaatttttctggtATTATGCCTTATAGCTCTAGCATGTAACACTTCAGCCACTTTGTTCTCAGACTCATTCTTTTGGTAGTGAGGATATCTTTGGAGTTTTTTGGTTGGGATTTCATCCTCCTTTAACATAATAGCATTGTTTTACTCTCTTATAGGTCTTAATCTTGTAAGTTAGATTAAGTCTTGGAATTCATGTAATGCTTGTGGCACGTCTTAGAAAGAAATTGATGACCCTTGGGCTGATGCTTTTGGATGAGGTAACTAATCGAATTGGATCCTCTCAAGCAAAATCCATATGACCGAGTCGTGTTATTTTACACCGTTGATTATACTCTTATGCATCCCACACATGGTTTCACCTTCGTGATCAATGCTAAAAGAAACAATACAGGACTTGATCGTGTGAAATTTCGAATGAAAAAATTCCATTCTCACTAAAGTAATACTTCTCTTCATTCTATTTCAACACCATTGTGGTTTTCCATAAGATTTAGATTCTGCATAAGGCAGGATAACCCTCAAGAGTCATGTCTTCCCTGCTTCATTCATGAAGTTCCAACTCTTGGAAGTTATCTTCTCCCCCTCCAAGAATCGGCTACAAGTCAAGACCAAGAAGTACCTTCATCCCCTTGAGCTTCATTTAGGGGAAACAGATGTTATATTATCTTACACTACCAGCACTTTCAAATTCCATCtcctttttgtttatcttttttgtgtttttttggtCTTTCCTGCCTCCATTATGAATGAACTAATACTTTCTATTGACAGTCTGAATTCTTCAATAACTTTGGTTGCTAAACAATTGCTTTAAGCACCACTAAGGATTTGATATGATCCCATTCCTTTGATTTCACCCTACCTTTGGTTGTAAATCCCATAAACTTTAGAAAGAGCCAGTAATTTTTGCTGCCTTTCTCAACAATAGAGCTCTTGGGTTTTAGCCCCTTGTTCCTTTCCCTTATACCAGCATCAAATGGATGGGTTAAGGGACATATCCCTGCCTTTTGCTATACTACAAACCCAAGGCCCTCCTTTGTCTTTGTCTACATTTATAGACTCTCTACCGACCCTATATATTCTCATATCCACTCActcccccccccccttctctctctctccgccATAGGCGGAATTCCTGTTTTCCTCATAATCTTCAGGGAAATCTCTGTCCTTGATATGATTTGCTTTCCTTAATGGACCCTTCTTAGAGCAAAAGGGATGAGTCTTTCCCCCCAAATTTTGTGTCAATCTTAGGACCATAAGAAATTATGTACATGATATGAAATAAGAAATAACACAGAATACATATTTTTCTTGGCCTAACTGAAATGAAAATTTTGCTTGCAAAGTTCTTCACTTTGCTATCATGCATTTCAGATTGAGGACCCTATGAAATTCCCTTATTTGTTTACCTGAATAGATGTTATAAGGGGGGAATTAATCATGGTTATCTGTAACAAAATGTGGTATTTACTGATTCAATCAACTTGTTTACAAATGATTATTCGTGTCTGAATTGGGTTCTTGTTTACACCTTATTTAGAATAGGGTATAGCTATAGTTGTATAAAGCTCTTATCTTGAGTATCATTCTTATGGAGTATCTTCCTTCTATTTAGTTTCATGTTCTCTCATTTTTGTTTCCCTATTTGATTGTAGGCAAAACAGTCACCCCAAAGGCAGCAAATGAAGTGAAATTGATTAATTCTGGTAAAATATTGGAAAACAACAAGACTGTTGGTCAATGTAAAGTACCATTTGCTGATGTTGCAGGCGGTGTCATAATAATGCATGTTGTTGTACAGCCATCTCCTGCAAAAACAAAACCTGGTACGTTTGTATTGATTTATACATATAAGAGTGCACCAGTTCTAGTAACATTAAATTTGGGACatcagatatttttattttttatcatttatctAATTGTTTACATCAATTACTGCTGTTTATATATCATATTTGTTTGAATATTTGTTCTTTTGGCGGTGGTTATTAATTTAACATGTCCCCTAATATTCATTGATGGATTGGTTTAAGCTCCTCTTCAGagtatttcaaatttcaatttttttaa contains:
- the LOC112769342 gene encoding membrane-anchored ubiquitin-fold protein 3 — protein: MPEEELVDIKFRLYDGSDMGPFRYSSAATVDVLKQRVVSDWPKGKTVTPKAANEVKLINSGKILENNKTVGQCKVPFADVAGGVIIMHVVVQPSPAKTKPEKKIDDSPKKIVCACSIL